The genomic region GGCACCATAGAGCACCACTTTTACCGCCGGGGTTTCGGCATTTTTCATGGCTGATCCCTTTTGTTATCCCTTGTATGGCGTGTGACATACGGGCAACGCCGAGGGTTCGAACCGATTCAGAGGCTTTCAGATGCAAGCGATCAAGGGTTACCACGCCCACGTCTATTTCGACGCCGGCACCATCGATCAGGCGCGCGCGTTGTGTGAGCAAGCCGCGCAGTTGTTTCCATTGAAAATGGGCCGCGTCCACGAACGCCCGGTCGGCCCGCATCCGGACTGGAGCTGCCAATTGGCCTTCAGCCCGG from Pseudomonas tensinigenes harbors:
- a CDS encoding DOPA 4,5-dioxygenase family protein, translating into MQAIKGYHAHVYFDAGTIDQARALCEQAAQLFPLKMGRVHERPVGPHPDWSCQLAFSPELIADVLPWLALNRQGLVVFLHPDTGNDLLDHTEHAIWMGAIRPLNLSVF